In Naumovozyma dairenensis CBS 421 chromosome 2, complete genome, the following are encoded in one genomic region:
- the AVO1 gene encoding Avo1p (similar to Saccharomyces cerevisiae AVO1 (YOL078W); ancestral locus Anc_3.126), translated as MVRCSSRGKLYCFCFTLERLLFNISIGLSISRRNFDDLALMDVVTSINKLRAQFMQIGLERDQMKRVFKPYNPNSAMDDTEIRRLYQDSDGVDLISEMESPPISKNFMDASYMTINQARLKKMKTSKQNVSNPYNVSGYEETENTFKEEETSVNGEPSTLEMAATEVSKADTLKRNDLHSLIHVEDPQKSMKINDNTIFSAESDSDTIDSTKKVTRQSTLPFARIFKSKKESSDSLKKKSIKSAGPINQQSKNTSKQYKKNINSSTKYDVNFDFDHTLEEEEDEDEDDEDDDEEGLDLQSAFFQLDGSARVGSENGNNSNNREDKAETNNLGNVSRLKSHLPQGMIARNSILESSKNNGSAKSESLNGSSEVQPNDTKSSSLATKNQQTTNDTDDINEDISDLESYIDERDLDGISLNAAPSNMENASTYRHTSDTELQADTDFHDNDRSIAHSDSSLIDDADGLSTVSSFGKSLLESDFSTDDFIKNGYPPLSRDVSVDSTIDRNNILSHSIPLSESGYGIYHGADDSTLNNVFDKAILNIKHVKNQKQREKRSSSLSLREATHPRGSSSKRSPYNIPVISKQRRHSRASSVTIGGASKSMKKNESTSIRSKRAPSMNQGRSISEIAKSDHSSRRNSKEVLQIEKLNEIPRRKPLNSQLSSLFNRKKERSGISTDVLSYFTFVAGTKVPPYEAMDLDVYIQGSVKYKKHPFKTKVRKSAKIFEVIGFILYLYCNAYKPADFGKDGFTIEELINPNNFLLSIVDEDGEPFEDNFGKLDRKRLMQSVSDNEVVLCRAAETEKQNNQDVTPLPYDINGDIISSPRSEAIPSFATGDDKKDPTLNQLSFYKPIIKSADDLGNNNAANKTIETRVFLYPNLNPKFNYTDINVSLTSNINDILVKYCRMKNLDPNEYSLKIPDKNYVLNLNDTVLRLDGNYKVEIISKRDARQLHLEKIKPDMVKPNLPTIQSTDLTPLTLEPAISYLKAGDLEKKITTVPNGMIPTKTKRSSSKYKLGLSKQQSHSSNSSLVAGPSGGNNGFFKSKNSSKISLHKPEIVPNGNAYQDLFSGAYHRYKVWRRQQMSFISKHERTLAIDGDYIYIVPPEGRMHWHENVKTKSLHISQVILVKKSKRMPDQFKIFVKRGQDDIKRYYFEAVSVEECTEIVTRLQNLLNAYRMNHK; from the coding sequence ATGGTTAGATGTTCATCAAGAGGGAAGTTATACTGCTTCTGTTTTACTTTAGAGAGGTTATTGTTCAATATATCCATTGGTTTATCGATATCTAGGAGAAATTTTGACGATCTGGCCTTGATGGATGTTGTTACTTCGATAAATAAGTTAAGGGCACAGTTCATGCAAATCGGTCTCGAAAGAGACCAAATGAAAAGGGTATTCAAACCTTATAATCCTAACAGTGCAATGGATGATACAGAGATCAGGAGGTTATATCAAGACTCCGATGGGGTCGACCTAATATCTGAAATGGAATCACCTCCGATCTCCAAAAATTTCATGGATGCCTCTTATATGACTATAAATCAGGCAAggttgaagaaaatgaagacaAGTAAACAAAATGTCTCAAATCCATACAATGTAAGCGGGTATGAAGAAACTGAGAATACATTCAAAGAAGAGGAAACTAGTGTTAATGGAGAACCATCCACCTTAGAAATGGCAGCAACAGAGGTGTCTAAAGCAGATACTTTAAAGAGGAATGATCTTCATTCATTGATTCACGTTGAAGATCCACAAAAATCTATGAAgataaatgataatactaTATTTAGTGCAGAATCAGATTCAGATACTATCGATTCTACAAAGAAAGTGACAAGACAATCAACGTTACCTTTTGCTAGAATTTTTAAAAGTAAGAAGGAATCATCTgattctttgaagaaaaaaagcaTTAAATCGGCAGGTCCGATCAATCAGCAAAGTAAGAATACTTCTaaacaatataaaaaaaatattaatagcTCTACCAAATATGATGTGAACTTTGATTTTGACCACACCTTAGAAGAGgaggaagatgaagatgaagatgacgaagatgatgacgaagaGGGTCTTGATTTACAATCAGCTTTCTTCCAATTAGATGGATCCGCTAGAGTGGGATCTGAGAATGGTAACAATTCAAATAACCGTGAAGATAAGGCTGAGACCAATAATTTAGGAAATGTGTCCCGCTTAAAATCTCATTTACCACAGGGGATGATCGCGAGAAATTCCATTTTAGAATCGAGTAAGAATAATGGCTCAGCAAAATCAGAATCTTTAAATGGTTCTAGTGAAGTACAACCCAATGACACGAAATCATCTTCCCTGGCCACTAAGAACCAACAGACGACAAATGATACTGATGAcattaatgaagatatttcaGATTTAGAGTCATATATTGATGAGCGCGATTTAGATGGTATCAGCTTGAACGCTGCGCCATCAAATATGGAAAATGCATCAACGTATAGGCACACTTCTGATACTGAATTACAAGCAGATACGGATTTCCACGATAATGATAGAAGCATAGCCCATAGTGATAGCTCTCTAAttgatgatgctgatggGCTCAGTACGGTCTCATCCTTTGGTAAATCACTGTTGGAATCTGATTTTAGTACTGATGATTTCATAAAAAATGGCTATCCCCCTTTAAGTCGCGATGTTTCAGTTGACTCAACTATCGACCGTAACAACATATTATCTCATTCTATACCTCTATCTGAAAGTGGATATGGTATTTATCATGGAGCAGATGATTCTACCCTCAATAACGTTTTCGATAAAGCAATTTTAAACATTAAGCACGTTAAAAACCAAAAGCAGAGAGAGAAACGAAGCTCTTCCCTGTCTTTAAGGGAGGCAACTCATCCACGTGGCAGTTCATCTAAAAGATCACCTTATAACATTCCTGTAATATCTAAGCAAAGAAGACACTCAAGAGCATCCTCTGTGACAATTGGAGGGGCTAGCAAAtcgatgaagaaaaatgaatctACCTCAATAAGGAGCAAACGTGCACCAAGCATGAATCAAGGACGCTCTATATCAGAAATTGCAAAAAGTGATCATTCCAGTAGACGAAACTCGAAGGAAGTTCTCCAGATAGAAAAACTTAACGAAATCCCAAGACGAAAGCCACTAAATTCACAACTTTCAAGCTTATTTAATAGGAAAAAAGAGAGATCAGGAATATCAACTGATGTTTTGAGCTACTTTACATTTGTTGCTGGAACGAAAGTTCCGCCATATGAAGCTATGGATCTAGATGTTTACATCCAGGGGTCAGTGAAATATAAGAAGCACCCGTTTAAGACTAAAGTTCGGAAATCtgcaaaaatatttgaagttATCGGTTTCATTCTTTACCTATATTGTAATGCGTATAAGCCAGCAGATTTTGGGAAAGATGGGTTTACAATAGAAGAACTAATAAATCCAAACAATTTCTTATTGAGTATTGTAGATGAAGATGGTGAACCgtttgaagataattttGGTAAATTGGATCGTAAAAGGTTGATGCAATCTGTTTCAGATAATGAAGTTGTCCTATGTAGAGCAGCTGAAAcagaaaaacaaaataatcaGGATGTAACACCCCTTCCATATGACATCAATGGTGATATTATCTCTAGTCCACGCTCTGAAGCTATTCCATCCTTTGCAACTGGTGACGACAAGAAGGATCCTacattaaatcaattaagTTTCTACAAGCCGATCATCAAAAGTGCAGATGATCTCggcaataataatgcagCAAACAAGACTATTGAAACTAGGGTTTTTTTGTATCCAAATTTAAATCCTAAATTTAATTATACTGATATCAATGTCTCATTAACCTcgaatattaatgatatacTGGTAAAATATTGTcgaatgaaaaatttagatCCGAATGAATACTCTCTGAAAATACCAGATAAGAATTATGTTCTAAACTTGAATGACACAGTGTTGAGACTTGATGGCAACTATAAAGttgaaattatttctaAGCGTGATGCAAGGCAGTTACATTTAGAGAAGATTAAACCAGATATGGTGAAACCGAACTTACCAACAATTCAAAGCACTGACTTGACCCCTTTAACTTTAGAACCAGCTATTTCTTACTTAAAAGCAGGtgatttagaaaagaagataacAACTGTACCAAATGGTATGATACCGactaaaacaaaaagatcCTCTTCTAAGTATAAGCTAGGATTGTCTAAACAGCAGTCCCATTCAAGTAACTCTAGTCTAGTTGCAGGTCCTAGTGGTGGTAATAATggttttttcaaatctaaGAACTCATCTAAGATATCATTACATAAACCAGAGATTGTACCTAATGGGAATGCTTACCAAGACTTATTCTCTGGTGCATATCATAGGTATAAGGTCTGGAGAAGGCAACAAATGTCATTTATCAGTAAACATGAGAGAACATTGGCAATCGATGGtgattatatatatattgtacCACCAGAAGGTAGAATGCATTGGCATGAAAACGTGAAGACGAAATCCTTACATATAAGTCAAGTCATCTTAGTCAAAAAATCGAAACGTATGCCAGATCAATTCAAGATATTTGTGAAGAGAGGACAAGACGATATAAAACGATATTATTTCGAAGCAGTCTCAGTTGAAGAATGCACAGAAATTGTAACTAGATTACAGAACTTATTGAATGCGTATAGAATGAATCATAAATAG
- the ATP19 gene encoding F1F0 ATP synthase subunit k (similar to Saccharomyces cerevisiae ATP19 (YOL077W-A); ancestral locus Anc_3.128), with product MGSAYQIMGRSVPSHYLAMGTIGLVSLCILPSLVGGKKEKVASINAISDDEDAFVRKYLQEHKTKV from the coding sequence atGGGTTCAGCGTATCAAATTATGGGTAGGTCAGTTCCATCGCACTATCTCGCCATGGGGACAATAGGCCTAGTCTCTCTTTGTATTCTTCCAAGTCTTGTTGGTGGGAAGAAGGAAAAGGTTGCTTCGATCAATGCCATTTCTGATGACGAAGATGCATTTGTTAGGAAATATCTACAAGAACATAAAACTAAAGTTTAa
- the BRX1 gene encoding ribosome biogenesis protein BRX1 (similar to Saccharomyces cerevisiae BRX1 (YOL077C); ancestral locus Anc_3.129) translates to MSSIYKALAGKKNESNAQKKQNGGKNFMNKQRTLLISSRGVNFRHRHLIQDLSSLLPHSRKEPKLDTKKDLQQLNEIAELYNCNNILFFEARKHQDLYLWLSKPPNGPTIKFYIQNLHTMDELNFTGNCLKGSRPILSFDHRFDSSPHYQLIKELLIHNFGVPPTARKVKPFIDHVMSFSIVDDKIWARTYEISHTARNKDEYEEGQEEDLSLVEIGPRFVMTTILILEGSFGGPKIYENKQYVSPNVVRAQMKQQAANEAKARSDAAVERKIKKRENILAADPLSNEVLFK, encoded by the coding sequence ATGTCATCTATTTACAAAGCCTTAGCAGGGAAGAAGAACGAATCCAACGCTCAAAAGAAGCAAAATGGCGGTAAGAACTTTATGAATAAACAACGTACCTTATTAATTTCCAGTAGAGGTGTTAACTTCAGACATCGTCATTTAATTCAAGATTTAAGTTCATTATTACCACACTCAAGAAAAGAGCCTAAGTTAGATACCAAGAAGGATTTACAACAGTTGAATGAAATTGCAGAATTATATAACTGtaacaatattttattttttgaagcAAGAAAACATCAAGATTTATATTTATGGTTATCTAAACCTCCAAACGGACCAACAATAAAATTCTACATCCAAAACTTGCATACTATGGATGAATTAAACTTCACAGGGAACTGTTTGAAGGGTTCTCGTccaattttatcatttgatCATCGATTTGATTCTTCTCCACATTACCAATTaatcaaagaattattaatcCATAACTTTGGTGTCCCACCAACAGCAAGAAAAGTTAAGCCATTTATTGATCATGTTATGTCTTTCAGTATTGTGGATGATAAGATATGGGCTAGAACATATGAAATATCACATACAGCTagaaataaagatgaatatgaagaaggacaagaagaagatttatcACTGGTAGAAATTGGTCCGAGATTCGTCATGACCACAATTTTAATCCTAGAAGGGTCCTTCGGGGGTCCAAAGATTTACGAGAACAAACAATATGTTTCACCTAATGTTGTTAGAGCTCAAATGAAGCAACAAGCTGCAAATGAAGCTAAAGCTAGATCTGATGCTGCCGTTGAAAGGAAGATTAAGAAGAGAGAAAACATCTTGGCTGCTGATCCTCTATCTAACGAAGTGctatttaaataa